The genomic interval CTCCGGTGCACACCGACGGCGAGATCGTGCATCAGGCCGATCCGCATACCGGCATCCTGCGCGGCCGCCTGCGCCGCGGCGACCTGCTCCTCGGCGATCCACTGCAGCCACGAGTGGAAGGCGACGCGCTCGGCGAGCTGGATGCGCAGACCCGAGACCAGGCTCGACCCGATGTCCCACGCTTCTGCGGGACGCTCCTCGCCCGGAGGCAAGGTCGCCGCATAGTGCTCCTCGAGTGCGCACCACAGCGCGAAATCCGCGAGGGGAGCACCCTGCCGTTCGAGGAAGGCGTCGAGCGAGCGCTGGCGGCCGGGCGAGCGCGGTGCGGCATGGATGACCTCGAGGGCGGCGCGCTTGGCCGACCATGCGGCATCCCGATCGATGCGCGACGGATCGGTGTTCGATCTGCTCACCGTCGCCCGGGCTGCGTCCACCAGGGCGCGCTCATCGGGTGCGAGATACGCGGCCTCACGGATGTCTTCGGGCCGCAGGTAGAGCGGTGCGAGAAACCGTCGTGTCGCTGGAAGATAAGGCGACGGCTCGATGGGCGATGTCACCTCGGCGGCGTGAATGGGGTTGATGAGGAGGAAGTCGGCTCCCTCTGAACCCGCCACCGCCGCCAGGTCGCCGAGGTCGGCGAAGTCGCCCATGCCCCACGATCGGCGCGAACGTGCCGAGTAGAGCTGCGCCATGAGACCCCAGGAACGCCCGCCGTAGCCGGGGCGTCCCGGCGGAAGCGGCAGATGGGCGGGTGAGACGACGAGTGCGCACGCCGCCTCGCGATCGATCTCGCCCGACCCGTGCCGCTTCTGCCACGCGTGCAGCGTGTGCCAGCCGAGCGGCAGATCGGCCGGCAGCGGAACACGCACACCCCACACGCGGGCTCCGTCGACGACGCGCGACGCGGGCGCCTGATCCGGGATTCCCACGTCGCGCCACGAGCCGTCCTCGAGGGCGACCGCCACCGACACATCGTGGTGATCGGCGACGTTGACCACGACCTCGCCGGAGCCCGCCTGCACGACCAGCGACGGCGGGAGCAGCTCCAACCACGGCGCGGTCTCGGTCGCGGCGAGAGAGGCCTCGACATCCGCCTCTGTCGTCGCCTCGACATCCATCGCCCGCAGCACCGCGCGCAGCGTGGTCGCGGGCACCTCCACCCAATCGCCGAAGAACGACCAATAGCCGGTCGCGATGCCCCACGCCTCAGCGAGCTGCGCGAGGGCGGCCGAAGGGCGATCGAACTCTTGTCCTTGAGCGTCCGCGTCCATGCTGTCGATCCTGGCCCGTCCGCCCGGCGGGGCGCTACCCCGGGCGGCTGGTGTGATTCGTGGGCGCAATCCGACATCCCCCACCGTCGTTCCCGTGCTGGTTCGACGAACGGCCACGGGACCGACGTCGTCTCGGTGCAGGCTCGGCGAGCCAGCACGGGAACGATGCCTCACGATCGGTCGCTGCCGCCACTGTCAGGCGCGCGCGGCCCACCACTCGCGCAGCCGGCGCTCTGCCTCGGCCTCACC from Microbacterium pumilum carries:
- the malQ gene encoding 4-alpha-glucanotransferase, producing the protein MDADAQGQEFDRPSAALAQLAEAWGIATGYWSFFGDWVEVPATTLRAVLRAMDVEATTEADVEASLAATETAPWLELLPPSLVVQAGSGEVVVNVADHHDVSVAVALEDGSWRDVGIPDQAPASRVVDGARVWGVRVPLPADLPLGWHTLHAWQKRHGSGEIDREAACALVVSPAHLPLPPGRPGYGGRSWGLMAQLYSARSRRSWGMGDFADLGDLAAVAGSEGADFLLINPIHAAEVTSPIEPSPYLPATRRFLAPLYLRPEDIREAAYLAPDERALVDAARATVSRSNTDPSRIDRDAAWSAKRAALEVIHAAPRSPGRQRSLDAFLERQGAPLADFALWCALEEHYAATLPPGEERPAEAWDIGSSLVSGLRIQLAERVAFHSWLQWIAEEQVAAAQAAAQDAGMRIGLMHDLAVGVHRRGSDAWSLRDMYAAGITVGAPADMYNQQGQDWSQPPWLPKALEREAYRPLRDMIRNLLRHAGALRVDHIIGFFRLWWIPTGLGANAGTYVRYDHEAMIGVLALEAHRAGAVVIGEDLGNVEPWVREYLSARGILGTSVLWFEYEGDGPKPPEHYRRALLATVNTHDLPPTAGYLAGDHVDLRERLGLLTQPVEEARAEAQRERDTMLAVLRERGLIGEDATEQQIIEALHLHLTAAESVLLGVSLVDTVGERRVQNQPGTDTQYPNWQVPLADSAGAPVLIEDLAANERFTSLTGAVDGALRRIARDRGLA